A window from Sus scrofa isolate TJ Tabasco breed Duroc chromosome 2, Sscrofa11.1, whole genome shotgun sequence encodes these proteins:
- the BSG gene encoding basigin isoform X1, protein MADVRLVVLGLVLLSTQGGSGAGSRIWTSIDDVGSKTRLTCALNHSATEIAGHRWEKGGKVLKEDALPDLRTEFEVDSDDRSGQYSCIFLPEHAGRTDLEVKGPPNVKAVKKSEHATEGETVVLACKSDSFPPVTEWLWYKMSDSGDQVIANSSQNKFFVVSSETKTELHIPDLDLKEDPGKYACNGTSSEGTGQAVIVLRVRNRFAALWPFLGIVAEVLVLVTVIFIYEKRRKPDEVLDVGLLHDEDTGSAPLKSSGHHVNDKGKNVRQRNAS, encoded by the exons GGAGCAGGATCTGGACCTCGATAGATGATGTTGGCTCCAAAACACGCCTCACCTGTGCCCTGAATCACAGCGCCACTGAGATCGCGGGCCACCGCTGGGAGAAGGGGGGCAAGGTGCTAAAGGAGGATGCGCTGCCTGACCTGAGGACAGAGTTTGA GGTGGACTCAGACGACCGCTCAGGCCAGTACTCCTGCATCTTCCTGCCAGAGCACGCGGGCCGCACAGACCTGGAAGTGAAGG GGCCACCTAATGTCAAGGCTGTGAAGAAGTCAGAGCACGCTACCGAGGGGGAGACCGTGGTGCTGGCCTGCAAGTCGGACTCCTTCCCGCCAGTCACCGAGTGGCTATGGTACAAGATGAGTGACTCTGGGGACCAG GTCATCGCCAACAGCTCCCAGAACAAGTTCTTCGTGGTCTCCTCGGAGACCAAGACAGAGCTGCACATCCCAGACCTGGACCTGAAGGAGGACCCGGGCAAGTACGCGTGCAATGGCACCAGCTCTGAGGGCACCGGCCAGGCGGTCATCGTGCTGCGTGTGCGCAACCGCTTTGCCGCCCTCTGGCCCTTCCTGGGCATCGTGGCTGAGGTGCTTGTGCTGGTCACCGTCATCTTCATCTATGAGAAGCGGCGGAAGCCGGATGAGGTCCTGGATG TGGGCCTCCTCCATG ATGAGGACACCGGCTCTGCTCCACT GAAGAGCAGTGGACACCACGTGAATGACAAAGGCAAGAACGTTCGCCAGAGAAATGCCAGCTGA
- the BSG gene encoding basigin precursor gives MADVRLVVLGLVLLSTQGGSGAGSRIWTSIDDVGSKTRLTCALNHSATEIAGHRWEKGGKVLKEDALPDLRTEFEVDSDDRSGQYSCIFLPEHAGRTDLEVKGPPNVKAVKKSEHATEGETVVLACKSDSFPPVTEWLWYKMSDSGDQVIANSSQNKFFVVSSETKTELHIPDLDLKEDPGKYACNGTSSEGTGQAVIVLRVRNRFAALWPFLGIVAEVLVLVTVIFIYEKRRKPDEVLDDEDTGSAPLKSSGHHVNDKGKNVRQRNAS, from the exons GGAGCAGGATCTGGACCTCGATAGATGATGTTGGCTCCAAAACACGCCTCACCTGTGCCCTGAATCACAGCGCCACTGAGATCGCGGGCCACCGCTGGGAGAAGGGGGGCAAGGTGCTAAAGGAGGATGCGCTGCCTGACCTGAGGACAGAGTTTGA GGTGGACTCAGACGACCGCTCAGGCCAGTACTCCTGCATCTTCCTGCCAGAGCACGCGGGCCGCACAGACCTGGAAGTGAAGG GGCCACCTAATGTCAAGGCTGTGAAGAAGTCAGAGCACGCTACCGAGGGGGAGACCGTGGTGCTGGCCTGCAAGTCGGACTCCTTCCCGCCAGTCACCGAGTGGCTATGGTACAAGATGAGTGACTCTGGGGACCAG GTCATCGCCAACAGCTCCCAGAACAAGTTCTTCGTGGTCTCCTCGGAGACCAAGACAGAGCTGCACATCCCAGACCTGGACCTGAAGGAGGACCCGGGCAAGTACGCGTGCAATGGCACCAGCTCTGAGGGCACCGGCCAGGCGGTCATCGTGCTGCGTGTGCGCAACCGCTTTGCCGCCCTCTGGCCCTTCCTGGGCATCGTGGCTGAGGTGCTTGTGCTGGTCACCGTCATCTTCATCTATGAGAAGCGGCGGAAGCCGGATGAGGTCCTGGATG ATGAGGACACCGGCTCTGCTCCACT GAAGAGCAGTGGACACCACGTGAATGACAAAGGCAAGAACGTTCGCCAGAGAAATGCCAGCTGA